From the genome of Amycolatopsis sp. NBC_01488, one region includes:
- a CDS encoding SGNH/GDSL hydrolase family protein, which yields MAKNSGGGCLVVVLVVGLLAFGYYKWQHGSSSAAPEGVETGGGSGRYVALGDSYTASPHTGQQVGFPGGCLRSDDNYPHLVSADLKPAEFADASCSGATTANLTAAQKTSNGTNPPQLDAVTAKTTLVTLGIGGNDVGFLQLASSCATAHRTASPCKDRLTAGGHDQLAAQIDATAPKVGAVLDKIHGKAPKAKIIVVGYPTVLPDGDGCWPVLPVGAGDVAYFREALGKLNKMLEDQADAHRAGYADTATPGKGHDVCTASDTRWVEGVIPSLHAAPLHPNARGEQGMADAVLGVLKLPWS from the coding sequence GTGGCGAAGAACAGCGGGGGCGGCTGCCTGGTCGTGGTGCTCGTGGTCGGGCTCTTGGCCTTCGGGTACTACAAGTGGCAACACGGATCTTCGTCGGCGGCGCCGGAAGGTGTCGAAACCGGGGGCGGCAGCGGCCGCTACGTCGCGCTGGGTGACTCGTACACGGCGTCGCCACACACCGGGCAGCAGGTCGGCTTCCCGGGCGGCTGCCTGCGCTCCGACGACAACTACCCGCACCTGGTCTCGGCGGACCTGAAGCCCGCCGAGTTCGCCGACGCCAGCTGCAGTGGCGCGACGACGGCGAACCTGACCGCCGCGCAGAAGACGTCCAACGGCACGAACCCGCCCCAGCTGGACGCGGTCACCGCGAAGACGACGCTGGTGACGCTCGGCATCGGCGGCAACGACGTCGGCTTCCTGCAGCTGGCGTCGTCCTGCGCGACGGCGCACCGGACGGCGTCGCCGTGCAAGGACCGGCTGACCGCGGGCGGGCACGACCAGCTCGCGGCGCAGATCGACGCCACCGCGCCGAAGGTGGGCGCGGTGCTGGACAAGATCCACGGCAAGGCCCCGAAGGCGAAGATCATCGTCGTCGGCTACCCGACCGTCCTCCCGGACGGCGACGGCTGCTGGCCGGTGCTGCCGGTCGGCGCCGGCGACGTCGCCTACTTCCGCGAGGCGCTGGGCAAGCTGAACAAGATGCTCGAGGACCAGGCGGACGCCCACCGGGCGGGGTACGCCGATACGGCGACTCCCGGCAAGGGTCATGACGTCTGCACGGCGTCGGACACGCGCTGGGTGGAGGGTGTGATCCCGTCCCTGCACGCCGCGCCGCTGCATCCCAACGCGCGGGGGGAGCAGGGGATGGCGGATGCCGTGCTGGGCGTTCTGAAGCTGCCTTGGTCGTGA
- a CDS encoding MaoC family dehydratase — MNVGDELPAIEVRVTRDQLVRYAGAAMDFNPIHWNEAFAKEVGLPDVIAHGMLTMALAGRVVTDWLGDPARLVDLSARFTRPVVVPNTPEGALVEFSGKVGALNDDGTVRIDLVAKFDGKTVLGKPQALVRV, encoded by the coding sequence GTGAACGTCGGCGACGAGCTGCCCGCCATCGAGGTCCGGGTGACGCGCGACCAGCTGGTCCGCTACGCCGGGGCGGCGATGGACTTCAACCCGATCCACTGGAACGAGGCGTTCGCCAAGGAGGTCGGCCTCCCGGACGTCATCGCGCACGGCATGCTGACGATGGCACTGGCCGGCCGGGTGGTGACGGACTGGCTGGGCGACCCGGCTCGCCTGGTCGACCTGAGCGCCCGCTTCACCAGGCCGGTGGTGGTGCCGAACACGCCGGAAGGTGCCCTGGTGGAGTTCTCGGGCAAGGTTGGCGCGCTGAACGACGACGGCACCGTGAGGATCGATCTGGTGGCCAAGTTCGACGGCAAGACCGTACTGGGCAAGCCACAGGCCCTGGTGCGCGTCTAA
- a CDS encoding MaoC family dehydratase N-terminal domain-containing protein, which produces MPLDESFTGRVYPPQTSYEVSREKIREFADAIGDQNPVFRDPEAARAAGHPDVIAPPTFITIVNLAAINAIVSDPELGLDYSRMVHGDQQFSYSRPARVGDRLLLTTYIDKIMARAGNDFINLRAEITDGDGEHIATTRAQLVVRGEDA; this is translated from the coding sequence GTGCCCTTGGACGAGTCGTTCACCGGGCGGGTTTACCCGCCGCAGACCAGCTACGAAGTGAGCCGGGAGAAGATCCGGGAGTTCGCCGACGCGATCGGCGACCAGAACCCGGTCTTCCGCGACCCCGAGGCGGCCCGCGCCGCCGGGCACCCGGACGTGATCGCCCCGCCGACGTTCATCACGATCGTCAACCTGGCCGCCATCAACGCGATCGTCAGCGACCCGGAACTCGGGCTCGACTACTCGCGGATGGTCCACGGCGACCAGCAGTTCAGCTACAGCCGCCCGGCGCGCGTCGGCGACCGGCTGCTGCTGACGACGTACATCGACAAGATCATGGCCCGCGCGGGCAACGACTTCATCAACCTGCGCGCGGAGATCACCGACGGCGACGGCGAGCACATCGCCACGACGCGGGCCCAGCTGGTGGTCCGGGGGGAGGACGCGTGA
- the rpmG gene encoding 50S ribosomal protein L33 encodes MAATDVRPKITLACEECKHRNYITKKNRRNNPDRLEMKKFCPNCGTHRMHKETR; translated from the coding sequence GTGGCTGCCACCGACGTGCGACCCAAGATCACGCTGGCGTGCGAAGAGTGCAAGCACCGCAACTACATCACCAAGAAGAACCGGCGCAACAACCCGGATCGCCTGGAGATGAAGAAGTTCTGCCCGAACTGCGGTACGCACCGGATGCACAAGGAAACCCGCTGA
- a CDS encoding putative bifunctional diguanylate cyclase/phosphodiesterase, whose translation MPDTNAHGNAVAQAKPGPGAASGTPPVSAEARTDERRFRAYTFAVLSIGLVAAFAVGSWLPFHWDSRLLWIGPVLAVAFLLAEQLGINVDVRSGISWTISFTEIPLVIGFFVAPFEVVLAAHLVAGIGTLLARKVAGRVLYNAGAFLLEITGAFGVAGLVKVAVGAGAGSEIPWVAALAGTLTAPLVSTLLALAAVRVLRRRMRVSTAIRLTARILVVGFVNASVGLSGYLVISNTPKAWPLVLAVFLGLTALYWAYSDLLREQRDMEALSDVSLMVARSGQQAAARPASRADELVGGVDVREWATIAERIKDQLAAGRVVLRLRLEPKDTMRVVVAGDDLPVADPAADDPLLRLPGAHVRHFRITEANPDVRAALLDRGAQEALVVPLRSANQLLGVVEAHDRLSRWRGFGKYDVQLLGTMASHLATSLDNRRLLATLRHDAYHDPLTGHLNRPGFRQVAKEPLRDFANAVVLRIDLDVFSTVSDALGYAWADRMVIAAGRRIRDALGPDVPLARLEGASFAALLVGCPPEDAHAAAERLREELSAPYPVDRLSVEANAMIGYATTTPEESGDVVDIEGLLQRADVAVRATKGGEEVRGYVPSMGQIFLRRFQMVTQFRQSLEDGQVSVHYQPKITLPNRQVQGVEALVRWVHPEFGRLGPDEFVPAIEAAGLIGVLTSFVLGEALKRCRKWLDEGLRISVAVNLSVRNLADEDFPNKVARELEHFGIPPELLTFELTESGVMSDPQKALPILRELHSLGITLAVDDFGTGYSSLAYLRQLPVDQVKIDKSFVLGMGTDLGDLAVVRSIVELGHSLGLTVVAEGVEEDVARDQLEAMGCDVAQGYLISRPLPEDRLEAWLQARTARSPGRHSETVLTLLT comes from the coding sequence ATGCCGGACACCAACGCCCACGGCAACGCCGTAGCGCAGGCGAAGCCCGGGCCGGGAGCCGCTTCCGGGACACCGCCCGTCTCCGCCGAAGCCCGCACGGACGAACGCCGGTTCCGCGCGTACACCTTCGCCGTCCTGAGCATCGGGCTCGTCGCCGCGTTCGCCGTCGGCTCGTGGCTGCCGTTCCACTGGGACAGCCGGCTGCTGTGGATCGGGCCGGTGCTCGCGGTCGCGTTCCTGCTCGCCGAACAGCTCGGCATCAACGTCGACGTCCGCAGCGGCATCTCGTGGACCATCTCCTTCACCGAGATCCCGCTCGTCATCGGGTTCTTCGTCGCACCGTTCGAAGTCGTGCTGGCCGCGCACCTGGTCGCCGGCATCGGCACGCTGCTCGCGCGGAAGGTCGCCGGCCGCGTCCTCTACAACGCGGGCGCGTTCCTGCTCGAGATCACCGGCGCCTTCGGGGTCGCCGGGCTGGTCAAGGTCGCCGTCGGCGCCGGGGCGGGCAGCGAGATCCCGTGGGTCGCCGCGCTCGCCGGCACGCTCACCGCACCGCTGGTGAGCACGCTGCTCGCGCTCGCCGCGGTCCGCGTGCTGCGCCGCCGGATGCGGGTGAGCACCGCCATCCGGCTCACCGCGCGGATCCTGGTCGTCGGCTTCGTCAACGCGTCGGTCGGCTTGTCCGGCTACCTCGTCATCTCCAACACGCCCAAGGCGTGGCCGCTGGTGCTGGCCGTGTTCCTCGGCCTGACCGCGCTGTACTGGGCCTATTCCGACCTGCTGCGCGAGCAGCGGGACATGGAAGCGCTGTCGGACGTCAGCCTGATGGTCGCCCGCTCCGGCCAGCAGGCCGCGGCGCGCCCGGCCAGCCGCGCCGACGAGCTCGTCGGCGGCGTCGACGTCCGCGAATGGGCCACGATCGCCGAGCGCATCAAGGACCAGCTCGCCGCCGGCCGCGTCGTGCTGAGACTCCGGCTGGAACCGAAGGACACCATGCGGGTCGTCGTCGCCGGCGACGACCTGCCGGTCGCCGACCCGGCCGCCGACGACCCGCTGCTGCGCCTGCCCGGCGCGCACGTCCGGCACTTCCGGATCACCGAGGCCAACCCCGACGTCCGCGCGGCGCTGCTCGACCGCGGCGCACAGGAAGCGCTCGTCGTGCCGCTGCGCAGTGCGAACCAGCTGCTCGGCGTCGTCGAAGCGCACGACCGGCTGTCCCGCTGGCGCGGGTTCGGCAAGTACGACGTCCAGCTGCTCGGCACGATGGCCAGCCACCTCGCGACGTCGCTGGACAACCGGCGGCTGCTCGCGACCCTGCGCCACGACGCCTACCACGACCCGCTCACCGGGCACCTCAACCGGCCGGGCTTCCGGCAGGTGGCGAAGGAACCGTTGCGGGACTTCGCGAACGCCGTGGTGCTGCGGATCGACCTCGACGTCTTCTCGACGGTCAGCGACGCCTTGGGCTACGCCTGGGCCGACCGGATGGTGATCGCCGCCGGCCGCCGCATCCGCGACGCGCTCGGCCCCGACGTCCCGCTCGCCCGCCTCGAAGGCGCGTCGTTCGCGGCGCTGCTCGTCGGCTGCCCGCCCGAGGACGCCCACGCGGCGGCGGAACGGCTGCGCGAGGAGCTTTCCGCGCCGTACCCGGTGGACCGGCTTTCGGTCGAGGCGAACGCGATGATCGGCTACGCGACGACGACGCCCGAGGAGTCCGGCGACGTCGTCGACATCGAAGGCCTGCTGCAGCGCGCCGACGTCGCCGTCCGCGCCACGAAGGGCGGCGAAGAGGTCCGCGGCTACGTGCCGAGCATGGGCCAGATCTTCCTGCGCCGCTTCCAGATGGTCACGCAGTTCCGGCAGTCCCTCGAGGACGGCCAGGTCAGCGTGCACTACCAGCCGAAGATCACCCTGCCGAACCGGCAGGTGCAGGGCGTCGAGGCGCTGGTCCGCTGGGTGCACCCGGAGTTCGGGCGGCTCGGCCCGGACGAGTTCGTCCCGGCCATCGAGGCGGCCGGCCTGATCGGCGTGCTGACGTCGTTCGTGCTCGGCGAGGCGTTGAAGCGCTGCCGCAAGTGGCTCGACGAGGGCCTGCGGATCTCGGTGGCGGTCAACCTGTCGGTGCGCAACCTCGCCGACGAGGACTTCCCGAACAAGGTCGCCCGCGAGCTGGAGCACTTCGGCATCCCGCCGGAGCTGCTGACGTTCGAGCTGACCGAGTCCGGTGTGATGTCCGACCCGCAGAAGGCGCTGCCGATCCTGCGCGAGCTGCACTCGCTGGGCATCACCCTCGCCGTGGACGACTTCGGGACGGGGTACTCGTCGCTGGCCTACCTGCGGCAGCTGCCGGTCGACCAGGTCAAGATCGACAAGAGCTTCGTCCTCGGCATGGGCACCGACCTCGGCGACCTCGCGGTCGTCCGGTCGATCGTCGAGCTGGGGCACTCGCTCGGGCTGACGGTGGTCGCCGAGGGCGTCGAGGAGGACGTGGCGCGCGACCAGCTCGAGGCGATGGGCTGTGACGTCGCCCAGGGGTACCTGATCTCGCGCCCGCTGCCGGAGGATCGCCTGGAGGCGTGGCTGCAGGCCCGCACCGCGCGGTCTCCCGGACGCCACTCGGAGACCGTGCTTACGCTGCTGACCTGA
- a CDS encoding GNAT family N-acetyltransferase → MHSDVIATEHAARLAAVDSLLPGTSPFEAAESAVVLEVATTDSAAAGLASRIQVDQDAPNAPWRALTEHRLDLQLAGPHPAGALDALLTRWDEHLRAVAERGDTETAAIVPRASRDAAGTREMLHHGFAPLRVIAVRPAERMVPAGPRGTPGVKIRRAEPGDLETVVSLGLELHSFDAQYGTVNLRQGVEDIMAKDLAEQLDRPEPPLWIAELYGRPLGMVNVQHPGETGWISDRVAADRVGYLSSLAVAKEARSSGVGTALATHAHHVLDEEGADVVLLHHAAANPLSTPFWYAQGYRPLWTYWQRRPAVR, encoded by the coding sequence ATGCACAGCGACGTGATTGCCACCGAACACGCGGCCCGGCTCGCGGCGGTGGACTCCCTGCTCCCCGGTACTTCCCCCTTCGAAGCGGCCGAAAGCGCCGTGGTGCTGGAGGTGGCGACGACCGACTCGGCCGCGGCCGGCCTCGCTTCGCGCATCCAGGTCGACCAGGACGCCCCGAACGCGCCGTGGCGGGCGCTGACCGAGCACCGCCTCGACCTCCAGCTCGCCGGTCCCCACCCGGCGGGAGCCCTCGACGCGCTTCTCACCCGATGGGATGAACATCTGCGCGCGGTCGCCGAGCGCGGCGACACCGAGACCGCGGCGATCGTCCCGCGCGCCAGCCGGGACGCCGCCGGCACGCGGGAAATGCTGCACCACGGCTTCGCGCCGCTGCGCGTGATCGCGGTCCGCCCGGCCGAGCGGATGGTCCCGGCCGGCCCGCGCGGCACGCCCGGCGTCAAGATCCGCCGCGCCGAGCCCGGCGACCTCGAAACCGTCGTCTCACTGGGGCTCGAGCTGCACTCCTTCGACGCGCAGTACGGCACGGTCAACCTGCGCCAGGGCGTCGAGGACATCATGGCCAAGGACCTGGCCGAGCAGCTGGACCGGCCGGAACCGCCGTTGTGGATCGCCGAGCTGTACGGCCGTCCGCTCGGCATGGTGAACGTCCAGCACCCCGGCGAGACCGGCTGGATCAGCGACCGGGTCGCCGCGGACCGCGTCGGCTACCTGTCGTCGCTGGCCGTCGCGAAGGAGGCGCGGTCCTCCGGTGTCGGCACCGCGCTGGCCACCCACGCCCACCACGTCCTGGACGAGGAAGGCGCCGACGTCGTCCTCCTGCACCACGCGGCGGCGAACCCGCTGTCGACGCCGTTCTGGTACGCGCAGGGCTACCGGCCGCTGTGGACGTACTGGCAGCGTCGACCAGCCGTTCGCTGA
- a CDS encoding SAM-dependent methyltransferase: MTDQRDSAPRAPEGVDTEKPSAARIYDWYLGGTQNWAVDREFGRRMEQQWPLVRPGSKQNREFMNRAVRAALRAGIRQFIDLGSGVPTAGNVHEVVEAELPEDHDATVVYVDYEPVAVAHATLILEEEAATDWAGIVQADMRDAKAVLRAEETKRLIDFSKPVCLMMMAVLHFVGPDDDPVGLLKAYRDKLAPGSWLAISQMSEGDGTGKYLDGLRWFVEQYRKTSNPVWLRNREEIEPLFGDWNLLEPGIVHLPDWRPDRKLNALEAEARPFAWCGIAEKPGA, from the coding sequence GTGACCGATCAGCGGGATTCGGCGCCGAGAGCGCCCGAAGGCGTCGACACCGAGAAGCCGTCCGCGGCCCGGATCTACGACTGGTACCTGGGCGGCACGCAGAACTGGGCCGTGGACCGCGAGTTCGGCAGGCGTATGGAGCAGCAGTGGCCGCTCGTGCGCCCCGGGTCGAAGCAGAACCGCGAGTTCATGAACCGCGCGGTGCGGGCGGCGCTGCGGGCCGGCATCCGGCAGTTCATCGACCTCGGCTCCGGGGTCCCGACGGCAGGGAACGTGCACGAGGTCGTCGAGGCCGAGCTGCCCGAGGACCACGACGCGACGGTCGTGTACGTCGACTACGAGCCGGTCGCGGTGGCGCACGCGACGCTGATCCTCGAAGAGGAGGCGGCGACGGACTGGGCGGGCATCGTCCAGGCCGACATGCGGGACGCGAAGGCCGTCCTGCGCGCCGAAGAGACGAAGCGGCTGATCGACTTCTCCAAGCCGGTCTGCCTGATGATGATGGCGGTGCTGCACTTCGTCGGACCGGACGACGACCCGGTGGGCCTGCTCAAGGCCTACCGGGACAAGCTCGCGCCGGGCAGCTGGCTGGCGATCTCGCAGATGAGCGAGGGCGACGGCACCGGCAAGTACCTGGACGGGCTGCGCTGGTTCGTCGAGCAGTACCGCAAGACGAGCAACCCCGTCTGGTTGCGCAACCGCGAGGAGATCGAGCCGCTGTTCGGCGACTGGAACCTCCTCGAACCGGGCATCGTGCACCTGCCGGACTGGCGGCCCGACCGCAAGCTCAACGCACTGGAGGCGGAAGCACGCCCGTTCGCCTGGTGCGGCATCGCGGAGAAACCCGGCGCATGA